The stretch of DNA CGCAGTGACTTCCTCATAATCAATCTCATAACGCTTGGCTTGGTCTTCTATATCTCCTGTCGCCTGACCCGTAGGTTCTCTGGATAGACTTCCAGGATCAAGGGACAGGCGACTCGCGCTTACCGATTTGCCTCGCACAATATTATCAGCCACCTGATCAGCTTCTTTTTCCGCTGGACTATGGACAGGCTCTATAAACTTCGCTTGGGCAATACGCCCCAATGATTTTCGTTGTTGTTGCACATGCACCAGTTCATGTGCCAACAATCTTTGTCCGGACAAGGTATCAGGAGAAAATGCACCGCGTCCAAAGACTATGTGGTTCCCTAAGGTATAAGCACGCGCACCTAGATATTTGGCTGATTGGGCTGCTGCCTCATCGCTATGGACTTTGACTTGTGGCAAAAGTCCACTCATCCCTAGTTGACTGCCTAGATAGTGGCTAGAATCTGATACCAAGGATTTTCCCGTAGAGGCTAAAGTTGCCAAATAGTTCGTGTTCTCCGAGCTACTAGAACCGGTGCAACTAGGACAACTTCCTCCACAGGCACAGGTTGCTTTCCTTTGCACATAGTAAGAAGCTTCCACTTCTCGAGCCGAGTGAGAAAGCTCTGCCTGGGAGCGTTCATGAGTCTGCTCCGTGCTCTTCTTAGATCCTCCACTCCTCTCGACTTTCTCTCGAATCATGCTGCAAAAAAAGAATAACCCAAGCATGAAAGATAGTGCAAGAAGCCTGTGGTATCACAGGGTATTCACTTTGCTTTGAGCAGTTTCCTACCATCCTTCTTCATCGCTTGGATATCAACATTGCCTAAAATACTAATGAGCTTTTCATCATCTGCTGCAACGAAAGCAGATACGTCATTAAGGTCAACCATGCGATTAGCCATCTCCATACCGCGATTTATCACCGAACATCGAAAATACAATCTTAACCGTGGTAATTTATCTTAACGAAACATCCAATCGGTAGGTCTTTTAATCAAGTATTCTTGCCCGGCCTTAGGCAAACTATAAAAAACCTGATACAAGATATCTGCGGTATAATAAACCGCCAACGCCAGATCTCTATCGCGAATTGACCCTTTAATGCCCCCTTGTATGCCTTGAAAATCACTTCGCTTAGCTAAATATTGTAATTCAGTCTTTGTAACTTGAGAAGTACTGTCTATCAGATGCTGACGCGCATCTATTCCAGCTCGGTAAGCCTTCATCTCGTTAAAGAAAAGGGCTAATTGTGTCCTAATATTCATGCGGACTCTAGTATTTAGTTTACTATATTTGGGGTATTTCTGATGAAACCAGGCATGAAAAGTTTCATGAAAGATTAGTTCACGCAAGCGAGAAGCTGGAATCGGTCTAGGAGGAAACCGAATGACTTGGTCGCTAAGGCTAAATGTAGCACCAGCTGTATCGGAAACATACTCAGGATCACGCATCATAGATGTGTTCTTTTTGGGCTTCATGCTAAATTCACTACCCAATCGTATCACATCTGTTCCTCTATTAGCCTTTAAAGCATGTATAAAATCAGTTACTGGAAAAAGTTTTAACGCCAGGCTTAATTCATGTTCGAGGACATCTTGAGTGGGAATGCTAAACCTTCCCCATATACTAGACTTGTGTGTCAAAGTGTTTGCGATAAAATCTATATCATTCTTAAAGACCTTCGTAGCAGAATAACCAGGCACGGTAGCTGCTCTAAAATTCTCCAATACTTTCATGATTTCACTTACATTGGCTCTAATGATGGGTGAGTCTAATTCCGCTCCAAGACGAAAATTTTCATCTAAAATTCTGACAAGATCATCTAACCTAGCAAAATCCTTGCGAAAGCCTGCATACGTTCGCTTTGCTCTTAAATGATCAGCCCAAGCGACTTTGTCTACGGCGTGCTTTTTTTCCCACACCTTCCACCACCTCCACCTCTCATTGACTTTAC from Verrucomicrobiota bacterium encodes:
- a CDS encoding DUF4157 domain-containing protein; translation: MIREKVERSGGSKKSTEQTHERSQAELSHSAREVEASYYVQRKATCACGGSCPSCTGSSSSENTNYLATLASTGKSLVSDSSHYLGSQLGMSGLLPQVKVHSDEAAAQSAKYLGARAYTLGNHIVFGRGAFSPDTLSGQRLLAHELVHVQQQRKSLGRIAQAKFIEPVHSPAEKEADQVADNIVRGKSVSASRLSLDPGSLSREPTGQATGDIEDQAKRYEIDYEEVTAKNLRWWRRLRLDQVKPFGEVTPQKTPIAYANFVYQLQTFLKGAKMNKRSKAFSQEVDGIMGPRSFYTFWYLGQMLQDSKKLRDVFVKGGG